In a genomic window of Mercenaria mercenaria strain notata chromosome 19, MADL_Memer_1, whole genome shotgun sequence:
- the LOC128551318 gene encoding myosin heavy chain kinase C-like yields MEMKLLIFISICALFVAMVTGEGESSSSSSSGADCSPSSSDEGSGAPPPERKKRGIMPDDPCSSASSSSYSSSSSEPEPEHQPET; encoded by the exons ATGGAGATGAAGCTTTTGATCTTTATTTCAATCTGCGCATTGTTTGTTGCCATGGTGACCGGAGAAGGAGAATCAA GTTCTTCCTCCTCGTCTGGTGCCGATTGCAGTCCTAGTAGTAGCGATGAAGGTAGTGGTGCACCTCCTCCAGAAAGAAAGAAGAGAGGAATAATGCCCGATGATCCATGTTCTTCTGCCTCTTCCTCCTCCTATTCTTCCTCCTCCTCTGAACCTGAACCTGAACATCAACCTGAAACATGA